A portion of the Hoylesella buccalis ATCC 35310 genome contains these proteins:
- a CDS encoding uracil-xanthine permease family protein, producing MNTIELTPLRKGIVGVQFLFVAFGATVLVPLLVGLDPATALFTAGIGTFIFHLVTKGKVPIFLGSSFAFIAPIIEASKMWGMAGTLAGIAGVALVYFVMSALIKWQGRKLLDRLFPPVVIGPVIILIGLSLSGSAVNMAKENWTLAFVSLVTAILVLTLGKGLIKLVPIVCGIVVGFIVASLMGEVDFTKVHEASWFALPGSLAHFHWPEFAWKPFIYMIPVAIAPVIEHIGDVYVVNAVADKDFVKEPGLHRTMLGDGLACLAAAFFGGPPVTTYSEVTGAMQITKVTHPQIIRIAALTAIVFSVIGKLSALLQSIPQAVLGGIMLLLFGTIASVGVQNLIQHKVNLNNQRNIIIVSVTLTLGIGGAMLDFSLRGVLIGILMVSCLVYANAMKQGLVKVLLIIIGGIALSTLVFFLLPGGDNELTKMSGIGLSAITGVVLNLALPKRTEEEEA from the coding sequence ATGAATACCATTGAATTAACTCCTTTACGTAAGGGAATTGTGGGAGTGCAATTTCTCTTTGTCGCATTCGGTGCAACCGTTTTGGTTCCATTGCTGGTGGGTTTGGATCCGGCAACCGCACTGTTTACCGCTGGTATAGGTACTTTCATCTTTCATTTGGTAACGAAAGGGAAGGTACCTATTTTCTTAGGCTCGAGCTTTGCTTTCATCGCACCTATCATTGAGGCCTCCAAGATGTGGGGCATGGCTGGTACATTGGCGGGTATTGCTGGCGTAGCCTTGGTTTATTTTGTGATGAGTGCATTGATTAAATGGCAGGGAAGGAAGCTCCTGGATCGGTTGTTCCCGCCCGTTGTCATCGGTCCGGTGATTATCCTCATTGGTTTGTCCTTGTCGGGATCGGCCGTGAACATGGCCAAAGAGAACTGGACATTGGCCTTTGTATCCTTGGTGACGGCCATCCTTGTACTGACACTCGGCAAGGGGTTAATTAAATTAGTGCCCATCGTGTGTGGCATTGTGGTAGGGTTCATCGTCGCTTCCCTGATGGGTGAAGTGGATTTCACGAAAGTGCATGAGGCATCATGGTTTGCCTTGCCAGGCTCATTGGCCCATTTTCATTGGCCCGAGTTTGCTTGGAAGCCATTTATCTACATGATTCCTGTTGCCATTGCACCGGTGATAGAGCACATTGGCGACGTGTATGTGGTGAACGCAGTGGCTGACAAAGACTTCGTGAAAGAGCCGGGTTTGCACCGCACGATGTTGGGTGATGGGTTGGCATGTCTTGCGGCAGCCTTCTTTGGTGGCCCTCCCGTGACCACTTACTCGGAGGTGACGGGTGCCATGCAGATTACCAAAGTGACTCATCCGCAGATCATTCGCATCGCAGCATTGACGGCCATCGTGTTCTCTGTGATTGGAAAGCTGAGTGCTCTGTTGCAGAGTATTCCGCAAGCAGTACTGGGAGGAATCATGCTGTTGCTGTTTGGAACCATTGCCAGTGTGGGAGTTCAAAATCTGATACAGCACAAAGTGAATCTTAACAATCAACGCAATATCATTATAGTATCGGTGACTTTAACGCTGGGAATTGGTGGTGCGATGCTCGATTTCAGTCTGCGTGGCGTACTCATCGGTATTCTTATGGTTAGTTGTTTGGTTTATGCCAATGCCATGAAGCAAGGTTTGGTAAAAGTGCTGCTTATTATAATAGGTGGCATTGCTTTAAGTACCCTGGTCTTCTTTTTGCTTCCTGGTGGCGATAACGAACTGACCAAGATGAGTGGTATTGGCCTGAGTGCCATTACGGGCGTAGTACTCAACTTGGCGTTGCCTAAGCGTACCGAGGAGGAAGAAGCATGA
- the hemW gene encoding radical SAM family heme chaperone HemW, translating to MAGLYIHIPFCASRCIYCGFYSTTHLDVRQQYVDALCREMQLRRHYLPTTEDTGAVAQPLISTIYLGGGTPSQLTPAQLQQIFSTIVTVFFQGEDTLMRTHCEVTMECNPDDITPSFVQFLQRSPVNRVSMGVQSFSNERLKFLHRRHHAEDISPVVQQLRGIGIDNISVDLMFGFPNQTLDEWKLDIQKALALRVEHISAYSLMYEEGTPLYQLLSNKKVKEIDDELSLTMYQTLVDELKASRYEHYEISNFAKPGKRSQHNSSYWHAIPYLGIGASAHSYDIQSRQWNVSNIKEYISSIEQGEIPFERECLDDDTRYNDLITTALRTSEGINLSTLTPKHRTYLLQQAEKQIAQNLLEIRGDSIRLTTQGLYVSDAVMADLIYA from the coding sequence ATGGCAGGCTTATACATACACATTCCTTTTTGCGCCAGTCGCTGCATTTATTGTGGCTTCTACTCCACCACGCACCTTGATGTGCGCCAACAATATGTTGATGCTTTGTGCCGAGAGATGCAGCTAAGACGCCATTACCTGCCCACGACAGAAGACACAGGTGCTGTTGCTCAGCCTCTGATTTCCACCATATATTTAGGTGGAGGTACCCCTTCCCAACTCACTCCCGCACAACTTCAACAGATTTTCAGTACCATCGTCACGGTTTTCTTTCAGGGAGAAGATACGCTGATGCGCACCCATTGTGAGGTAACCATGGAGTGTAATCCCGACGATATCACCCCATCATTTGTCCAATTTCTACAGCGTTCGCCTGTGAACCGTGTGAGCATGGGTGTACAATCATTCAGCAACGAGCGATTGAAGTTTCTTCACAGGCGCCATCATGCGGAAGATATTTCTCCTGTGGTGCAGCAACTTCGAGGCATCGGCATTGACAACATCAGTGTAGATTTGATGTTTGGTTTTCCCAACCAAACACTCGACGAATGGAAACTGGACATCCAAAAGGCCCTTGCGCTGCGGGTTGAACACATCTCGGCTTACAGTTTGATGTACGAAGAGGGCACACCACTCTATCAACTACTAAGCAATAAAAAGGTGAAAGAAATTGATGACGAACTTTCTTTGACCATGTATCAAACTTTAGTGGATGAGCTGAAAGCTTCTAGATATGAGCACTACGAAATCAGCAACTTCGCTAAACCGGGCAAACGGAGCCAACACAACAGCAGTTATTGGCACGCTATACCCTATCTGGGCATCGGTGCGTCGGCCCACTCGTACGACATTCAATCGCGACAGTGGAACGTTTCCAATATCAAGGAATACATCTCATCCATCGAACAAGGTGAGATTCCTTTCGAACGCGAATGCCTTGACGACGATACACGCTACAACGACTTGATAACAACCGCACTGAGAACATCGGAAGGCATCAACTTATCGACACTCACTCCTAAACACAGGACGTATCTTTTACAACAAGCAGAAAAGCAAATCGCCCAAAACCTCTTGGAGATTCGGGGCGATTCAATTCGTTTGACGACGCAAGGACTGTATGTGAGCGATGCCGTTATGGCTGATTTAATCTACGCTTAA